A single Perca flavescens isolate YP-PL-M2 chromosome 2, PFLA_1.0, whole genome shotgun sequence DNA region contains:
- the LOC114546153 gene encoding uncharacterized protein LOC114546153, with the protein MSLRSSGTTCAVRGCTNNRTKLSQWLKRECYEHKPKTKAECPCQRWYSFHCLSQKDEPKRTWLKNLNLKECSFHFVDKKPTQDNPYPTLFLGYEKPPEKRRRPRTRHVTDEPDVMEVSGEPGPTSQTLQDAQTQWSDPAMEDHIYSKGPTITCGVTTAQSSDSLPVAELTLKDDTDCLLYTGIPLLEFKTLVSCLQHFAPKSSTLPAEDQILLTLMKFRQNFVIADLAKRFKMSPGQVSKTLKFWIDVIAEHTQDLIPWLPRETIKATLPKAFMDSFPNTTCIIDCTESVLQKAKNLDSRTESYSHYYASNTVKYLVATAPSGIFMYISEAYGGKCDRFITQNSGFLDHLRAGDEVMGDRGFTIRDLLEERNVRLIMPAFTRKKSQLTNEQVTRTRRIANVRIHIEQTIRRLKVYKILSQTVPIHFVTKIDKILKICAALVNLRGELISSK; encoded by the exons ATGTCGTTAAGGAGCTCAGGGACAACATGTGCTGTTCGGGGTTGTACAAATAACCGCACAAAATTAAGTCAGTGGCTTAAACGTGAGTGTTATGAACACAAGCCAAAAACTAAAGCCGAGTGTCCATGCCAACGGTGGTACAGTTTTCATTGCCTTTCACAAAAAGATGAACCAAAACGAACATGGCTTAAGAACCTAAACCTAAAAGAGTGCTCGTTTCACTTCGTTGACAAGAAGCCAACACAGGATAACCCGTACCCAACGCTTTTTCTCGGTTACGAGAAGCCACCGGAGAAGAGACGCCGACCCAGGACTCGACATGTCACAG ATGAGCCTGATGTGATGGAGGTTTCTGGGGAGCCAGGCCCTACTTCACAGACTTTGCAGGATGCCCAAACACAGTGGTCAGACCCAGCAATGGAGGACCACATCTACTCCAAAGGACCTACTATCACATGTGGTGTGACAACTGCCCAGTCTTCTGATTCGCTACCTGTTGCAGAGTTAACATTGAAAGATGATACAGACTGTTTGCTGTACACAGGGATTCCGCTACTTGAATTTAAAACACTTGTGTCTTGCTTGCAACATTTTGCCCCCAAATCATCAACATTGCCAGCAGAGGACCAAATCCTGTTGACATTGATGAAGTTTAGACAGAACTTTGTTATTGCGGATTTAGCAAAACGCTTCAAAATGTCACCTGGTCAAGTCAGTAAAACACTGAAATTCTGGATAGATGTGATTGCTGAGCACACCCAGGATCTCATTCCATGGCTGCCTCGTGAAACAATAAAGGCCACTTTGCCAAAGGCTTTTATGGACAGTTTTCCAAACACAACATGCATAATTGACTGCACAGAAAGTGTCCTTCAGAAGGCTAAAAATCTAGACTCACGAACTGAATCTTACAGTCACTACTATGCTAGCAATACTGTCAAGTATCTAGTAGCAACTGCTCCATCTGGAATttttatgtacatttcagaagctTATGGTGGCAAATGTGATAGATTTATCACACAGAACTCTGGGTTTCTCGACCATCTGCGTGCTGGAGATGAGGTGATGGGGGACCGTGGCTTCACCATCAGGGATTTGCTGGAAGAACGGAATGTTCGTTTGATCATGCCAGCTTTTACGCGTAAGAAAAGCCAGCTGACAAATGAGCAGGTCACTCGCACAAGGCGCATTGCTAATGTCCGCATACACATTGAGCAAACTATCAGGCGTCTTAAGGTGTACAAGATCCTCTCACAAACTGTGCCTATTCATTTTGTCACTAAAATTGACAAAATACTGAAGATCTGTGCAGCACTTGTAAATCTGCGAGGGGAGCTTATTTCAAGCAAATAG
- the LOC114563186 gene encoding uncharacterized protein LOC114563186 — protein MAPLFKLQTNGLLQLSYRADVDTSQAGLSKHDPAHNNTLCHTEHSTTLTCPKCTKFYEDCIKVSHVQADTLTEETRMQSSSQLWHDARKLRITASTAKKVPKRSTTDPRKFLNEHLYPTFTGNTATQHGKENEIEVITLMESRGHTVEKRGLVVHPDYPWLGASPDGILDSTQLLEIKCPFKSCMSLTEFLGRPNGDIKRLGDEQYLILPKGKDGYNLQTQLTMMCLGLQSCKLVIWTPSEDIEMDIPFDKNYTDAQVQQFTYLQIFNE, from the exons ATGGCCCCACTGTTTAAGCTCCAGACAAATGGTCTTCTTCAGTTGAGTTACAGAGCAGATGTAGACACCAGCCAGGCAGGCCTCAGCAAACATGATCCAGCCCACAATAACACACTCTGTCATACTGAACACAGCACAACCCTCACCTGTCCAAAGTGCACCAAGTTTTATGAGGACTGCATCAAAGTGTCCCATGTACAAGCAGATACACTGACGGAAGAAACCAGGATGCAGAGTTCTTCACAGTTATGGCATGATGCTAGAAAGCTGCGTATAACAGCGAGCACagcaaaaaaagtcccaaaaaggAGCACCACTGATCCCAGAAAATTTCTAAATGAGCATCTGTACCCAACCTTCACCGGCAATACAGCAACGCAGCATGGCAAAGAAAATGAGATCGAGGTCATCACACTCATGGAGAGCAGAGGGCATACTGTGGAGAAGAGAGGCCTGGTTGTGCACCCTGACTATCCTTGGTTGGGAGCCAGTCCAGATGGGATCCTTGATTCAACACAGCTCCTTGAGATCAAGTGCCCCTTCAAGAGTTGCATGTCACTGACAGAATTTCTGGGACGGCCAAATGGTGACATTAAAAGATTAGGTGATGAACAGTACCTGATCCTTCCCAAAGGAAAGGATGGATACAACCTGCag ACACAATTGACCATGATGTGTCTGGGCCTACAGAGCTGCAAACTGGTCATCTGGACACCAAGTGAGGACATTGAAATGGACATTCCATTTGACAAAAACTACACAGATGCACAAGTTCAACAATTTACATACCTGCAAATCTTTAATGAGTAG